One Burkholderia gladioli genomic window, GGCCGATCGGCAGGCAGCGGGGCGGGGGAAAGGGGCGGGCTTTGGGAGGGCAAGGAACGGATAAAAAAGCGCACCGGATCAAATCGCGATGCCGGGCCGGCAAGGGCCGGCGCACTCGCGGCGCGTGCCGGCGGCAGCGCCGCGAGGCACGCCGCGCCTTGCCCGGGCAGCGTGTCGAAAACCGCCGGCGGGCAGGCCATCGGGCTCGTCAGGCTGCTTTCGGGCGGATTGGGCGCCGGCGAACGAGGCTGTATTATGCCTGCTTTCACCTGGCCGAGATACGCCGCGCGCCCCGGCGCGAGGCGGGTCGGGCGTATCGGGGACAGCGATCGGACGAGGGCGGGACAGGCATGGAGAGCAGGGCATGACGGCGTGGCTGACGGTGATCGGCATCGGCGACGACGGTTTCGAGGGGCTCGGCAAGCGGGCCCGGCGCGCGCTGATCGACGCGGCGGTGGTGGTCGGCGGCGAGCGTCATCTGGCGATGCTGCCGGGCTGTCTGCGCGCGCGCCGCGAGCCCTGGCCGAGGCCGTTCGAGATCGCGGCGCTGCTGGCGCGGCGACCCGAGCCCACCTGCGTGCTGGCCAGCGGCGACCCGATGTTCTACGGCATCGGCGCGACGCTGGCGCGGCAACTGCCCGCCGAGGAACTGCGCGTGCTGCCGGCGCCGTCCTCGGTTTCGCTGGCGGCCGCGCGACTGGGCTGGGCGCTGCAGGAGGTGGAGGTGCTGTCCTGCGTGGGCCGGCCGCTGGCCACGCTCATGCGGCAACTGCATCACGGCCGGCGCCTGCTGGTGCTCAGCGCCGACGGCAACACGCCGGCCGCGCTCGCGCGGCTGCTCACCGAGGCAGGTTACGGCGCCACGCGGCTCAGCGTGTTCGAGCACCTGGGCGGCCCGGCCGAACGGCGCATCGACGCGCTTGCCCAGGCCTGGCCCGCCGGGACGGTGGCCACGCTGAACCTGGTGGCGCTCGATTGCGTGCGCGCGGCCGACACGCCGCCGCTGCCGCTCACGCCGGGCCTGCCCGACGAGGCCTATCGACACGACGGACAACTGACCAAGCGCGACATGCGCGCGATCACGCTGGCGCGGCTCGCGCCGACGCCCGGCGAGCTGCTGTGGGATGTCGGTGCCGGCTCGGGCTCGATCGGCATCGAATGGATGCGCGCGCATCCATCTTGCGCGGCGATCGCGATCGAGGCCGATGCCGAGCGCCGCGAGATCATCGCCTTCAATCGCGAGCGGCTCGGCGTGCCGGGCCTGGCGATCGTCGCGGGCCGCGCGCCCGAGGCGCTGGCCGGGCTGGCGGCGCCCGACGCGATCTTCATCGGCGGGGGCGGCAGCGAGGCGGGCGTGCTGGCCGCCTGCTGGGCCGCGCTGAAGCCGGGCGGCAGGCTGGTGGCGAACGCGGTGACCCTGCAGGCCGAGACCGCGCTGCTGGCCTGGCGCGAGCAGCACGGCGGGGCGCTCACGCGTATCGCGCTGGCCAATGCGGCGCCGCTCGGCGGTTTCGATACCTGGCGGCAGGCCTTGCCGGTCACGCTGTACGAGGTCCGCAAGCCAATTGGGGAGGCTGCCTGATGCGCGTGCTGCTGCTGGGCGGCACCGGCGAGGCGCTCAAGCTCGCGCGCACGCTGGCCGCCACCGACGTCTACAGTCTCGCCGGGCTCGGCAAGGTGCCCGAGGACCTGGCCTGCGCGGTGCGCGTGGGCGGCTTCGGCGGCGCCGAGGGGCTGGCTGCCTGGCTGAGCGAGGCCGACATCGGCCTGGTGGTCGACGCGACCCATCCCTATGCGGCGCGCATCAGCGCCAATGCGGCCGAGGCCTGCCGCGCCACCGGCACGCCGTTGTGGGCGCTGTGCCGCGAGGCCTGGCGGGCGCGCGAGGGCGACGACTGGCGCATGGTCAGCGGCTGGGACGCCTTGACGGCCGCGCTGGCGCCGTATCGGCGGCCCTTCTTCACGTTGGGCCGCGAGCCGCTCGCGCATCTCGACGAGATCCCCGCGCATCAGCATTGGGTGATTCGCTGCCTCGACGCGCATCCGGGCAATGCGCGCGCGCGGGTGATCGCGGCGCGCGGCCCGTTCAAGCTCGAGGACGAGCGCGCGCTGTTCGCCCTGCTCGGCGTCGACGTGCTGGTCAGCAAGATGAGCGGCGGCGCGGCCACCGAGGCCAAGCTCGAGGTGGCGCGCGAGCGGCGCCTGCCGGTGCTGATGATCGAGCGCCCCGCGCTGCCCGAGGCCGATCGCGCCTTCGACGATCCCGCCGCGCTGGCGCAGGCGCTCGCCGCGCTGCGCCAGGCATGAATCCAGGCCGGCGCGGCTCGACCGGCGCCGGCGCTGCGACAAGCGAAGGAACCCAAGGAGAAAACCACAGATGACGGTGTATTTCATCGGCGCCGGGCCGGGCGACCCCGAGCTGATCACGGTGAAGGGCCAGCGCCTGGTGCGCAGTTGCCCGGTGATCCTCTACGCGGGCTCGCTGGTGCCCGAGGCCGTGCTCGACGGCCATCAGGCCCACACGGTGGTCAATACCGCCGAGCTCGATCTCGATGCGATCGTCGCGCTGCTGGGCGCGGCGCACGCGCGCGGCGAGCACGTGGCACGCGTGCATTCCGGCGACCCCTCGCTGTACGGCGCGATCGGCGAGCAGATCCGGCGCCTCAAGGCGCTCGGGATTCCCTACGAGATCGTGCCGGGGGTGACGGCCACGGCGGCTTGCGCTGCCACGCTCGGCGTCGAGCTGACCCTGCCCGAGGTGGCGCAGACGGTGATCCTGACGCGCTACGCGGGCAAGACCACCCTGCCCGAGGGCGAGGCGCTGGGCGGGCTGGCCGCGCATCGCGCGACGCTGGCGATCCATCTGGGTGTGCGCCATCTGGCGAGGATCGTCGAGGAAGTGCGCCCGCATTACGGCGACGATTGCCCGGTCGCGGTGGTGTATCGCGCCAGTTGGCCGGACGAGACGCGCGTGACGGGCACGCTGGCCGATATCGTCGGAAAGATTGCCGGCACCGCGATCGAGCGGACCGCGCTGATCCTGATCGGGCGCGTGCTCGACACCGATCGCTTCGCCGATTCGACGCTCTACGCGAAGGCTTCGAAGCCATGATGAAGGGGCGGGCACCGGGCCCGCCCGAAGCGCCGGCCGCCGCCGCGAGCGCGACGGCCGGGCAGGGCGCGTGTCAGTCGCGCGCCGGGATGGTCAGGCCGCGCTGCACGGCCGGCCGCGCCACGAAGGCTTCCAGCGCGCGCGCCACGTTCGGGAAGTGCTCGAACTCCACCAGCTCGCGCGCCTCGTAGAAGCCGATCAGGTTGCGCACCCACGGGAAGGTGGCGATGTCGGCGATGGTGTATTCGTCGCCGGCGATCCAGGTGCTGGTGGCCAGCCGCGTCTCCAGCACGCCGAGCAGCCGCTTCGATTCGCCGACGTAGCGATCGCGCGGGCGCTTGTCCTCGTACTCGCGTCCGGCGAACTTGTGGAAGAAACCGAGCTGGCCGAACATCGGCCCGATCCCGCCCATCTGGAACATCAGCCACTGGATGGTCTGGTAGCGCGCGGCCGGATCGGCCGGCAGCAACTGGCCGGTCTTCTCGGCCAGGTAGAGCAGGATCGCGCCCGATTCGAACAGGCCGAGCGGCTTGCCGCCGGGGCCGTTCGGGTCGATCAGCGCGGGGATCTTGTTGTTCGGGTTCAGCGACAGGAACTCCGGCGAGAACTGGTCGTTCGCGTCGAAGCGCACCAGGTGCGGCTCGTAGGGCAGGCCCAGTTCCTCCAGCGCGATCGAGACCTTGACGCCGTTGGGCGTGGGCAGCGAGTAGAGTTGGATGCGGTCGGGATGCTGCGCCGGCCATTTTTTCGTGATCGGGAAGGCGGACAGGTCGCTCATGGGATGGCTCATGGGGTTTGGTGGTTTCGCGATGGTATACGGAAGCGCGGAGGGTTGCCGGGGAGGACGGGCACCGGCCGACCCCTGGCGCACCGCACAAAAAAGGCGCCGCGGGCAGTGAGCCCGCGGCGCCTTTTTCACCTCGCGACAGCGCCAACCTCACGCCGCACGCGATTCACCCATTCAGGCCTTGACCGTATCGGCCACGTCCTTGAAGTCGGAGATCTGGTCGAAGTTCATGTACTTGTAGATCTGATCGCCATTGGCGTTGAGCACGCCCATGTCGGCCATGTACTCCTCCTTGCTCGGGATCTTGCCCAGGCGCGAGCAGATCGCCGCCAGTTCCGCCGAGCCGAGATACACGTTGGTGTTCTTGCCCAGGCGGTTCGGGAAGTTGCGGGTGGAGGTGGACATCACCGTCGCGCCTTCGCGCACCTGTGCCTGGTTGCCCATGCACAGCGAGCAGCCCGGCATTTCGGTACGCGCGCCGGCGGTGCCGAACACGCCGTAATGGCCTTCCTCGGTCAGCTGCTTTTGGTCCATCTTGGTCGGCGGGGCCACCCACAGCTTGACGGGGATGTCGCGCTTGCCTTCCAGCAGCTTCGAGGCGGCACGGAAGTGACCGATGTTGGTCATGCACGAGCCGATGAACACTTCGTCGATCTTGGCGCCGGCCACGTCCGACAGCGTCTTCACGTCGTCCGGATCGTTCGGGCAGGCCACGATCGGCTCGTGGATGTCGGCCAGGTCGATCTCGATGACGGCGGCGTATTCCGCGTCGGCATCCGGTGCCAGCAGCTGCGGGTCGGCCAGCCACTGCTCCATCGCCGCGATCCGGCGCTGCAGGCTGCGCGGATCCTGGTAGCCCTCGGCGATCATCCACTTCAGCAGCGTGACGTTGCTGTTGAGGTACTCGATGATCGGCGCCTTGTTCAGGTGCACCGTGCAGCCGGCGGCCG contains:
- a CDS encoding bifunctional cobalt-precorrin-7 (C(5))-methyltransferase/cobalt-precorrin-6B (C(15))-methyltransferase encodes the protein MTAWLTVIGIGDDGFEGLGKRARRALIDAAVVVGGERHLAMLPGCLRARREPWPRPFEIAALLARRPEPTCVLASGDPMFYGIGATLARQLPAEELRVLPAPSSVSLAAARLGWALQEVEVLSCVGRPLATLMRQLHHGRRLLVLSADGNTPAALARLLTEAGYGATRLSVFEHLGGPAERRIDALAQAWPAGTVATLNLVALDCVRAADTPPLPLTPGLPDEAYRHDGQLTKRDMRAITLARLAPTPGELLWDVGAGSGSIGIEWMRAHPSCAAIAIEADAERREIIAFNRERLGVPGLAIVAGRAPEALAGLAAPDAIFIGGGGSEAGVLAACWAALKPGGRLVANAVTLQAETALLAWREQHGGALTRIALANAAPLGGFDTWRQALPVTLYEVRKPIGEAA
- a CDS encoding cobalt-precorrin-6A reductase, giving the protein MRVLLLGGTGEALKLARTLAATDVYSLAGLGKVPEDLACAVRVGGFGGAEGLAAWLSEADIGLVVDATHPYAARISANAAEACRATGTPLWALCREAWRAREGDDWRMVSGWDALTAALAPYRRPFFTLGREPLAHLDEIPAHQHWVIRCLDAHPGNARARVIAARGPFKLEDERALFALLGVDVLVSKMSGGAATEAKLEVARERRLPVLMIERPALPEADRAFDDPAALAQALAALRQA
- the cobM gene encoding precorrin-4 C(11)-methyltransferase, which encodes MTVYFIGAGPGDPELITVKGQRLVRSCPVILYAGSLVPEAVLDGHQAHTVVNTAELDLDAIVALLGAAHARGEHVARVHSGDPSLYGAIGEQIRRLKALGIPYEIVPGVTATAACAATLGVELTLPEVAQTVILTRYAGKTTLPEGEALGGLAAHRATLAIHLGVRHLARIVEEVRPHYGDDCPVAVVYRASWPDETRVTGTLADIVGKIAGTAIERTALILIGRVLDTDRFADSTLYAKASKP
- a CDS encoding glutathione S-transferase N-terminal domain-containing protein; translation: MSDLSAFPITKKWPAQHPDRIQLYSLPTPNGVKVSIALEELGLPYEPHLVRFDANDQFSPEFLSLNPNNKIPALIDPNGPGGKPLGLFESGAILLYLAEKTGQLLPADPAARYQTIQWLMFQMGGIGPMFGQLGFFHKFAGREYEDKRPRDRYVGESKRLLGVLETRLATSTWIAGDEYTIADIATFPWVRNLIGFYEARELVEFEHFPNVARALEAFVARPAVQRGLTIPARD